A single Glycine soja cultivar W05 chromosome 14, ASM419377v2, whole genome shotgun sequence DNA region contains:
- the LOC114384482 gene encoding polygalacturonase-like isoform X1, translated as MDMKLNIPAINVLFLLLAISSTTQSVDINIKKFGGGADITQALTKAWEEACAATSASKIVIPGGSYKMEAVDLKGPCMAPIEIQFDGTLQAPADPNALDGADEWLKVQHVNFFTLSGKGVFDGQGATAWKQNDCGTNKNCKKRSKNFGFNFLNNSMVRDITSKDSKNFHVNVLGCNNFTFDGFHVSAPNTSINTDGIHIGRSTDVKILNTNIATGDDCVSLGDGSKKITVQNVNCGPGHGISVGSLGKYPEEEPVEQLLVKNCTLTNTDNGVRIKTWPSSPGASPITDMHFEDITMVDVMNPVIIDQEYCPWNQCSKQAPSKIKISKVTFKNIQGTSKTKEGVTLICSKGVPCEDVELNNVALTFNGAPIVAKCANVKPIVTGKAPACTCTA; from the exons ATGGACATGAAGTTGAATATTCCAGCAATTAATGTTTTATTCTTATTGCTAGCTATTTCTAGTACAACTCAATCGgttgacattaatataaaaaaatttggcgGAGGTGCAGATATAACACAG GCTTTGACAAAAGCTTGGGAAGAGGCATGCGCAGCAACAAGTGCAAGCAAAATTGTGATTCCTGGTGGGTCATACAAGATGGAAGCAGTTGATTTAAAAGGTCCTTGCATGGCTCCCATTGAAATTCAGTTTGATGGCACACTTCAAGCACCGGCTGACCCGAATGCACTCGACGGGGCTGATGAATGGCTCAAAGTACAACATGTTAACTTTTTTACCTTATCAGGTAAAGGTGTTTTTGATGGTCAAGGTGCAACTGCTTGGAAACAAAATGATTGTGGAACTAACAAGAATTGCAAGAAACGTTCCAAG aattttggtttcaatttcCTGAACAATTCTATGGTTCGGGACATAACTTCTAAGGATAGCAAAAACTTTCATGTAAATGTTTTAGGGTGCAATAACTTCACATTTGATGGTTTCCACGTCAGTGCTCCAAATACCAGTATCAACACTGACGGGATTCACATTGGAAGATCAACTGATGTGAAAATTCTTAACACCAACATTGCCACTGGAGATGACTGCGTCTCATTGGGAGATGGTAGCAAAAAAATAACTGTCCAGAATGTGAATTGTGGACCTGGTCATGGCATTAGTGTTGGAAGTCTTGGCAAGTACCCAGAAGAAGAGCCGGTAGAACAACTTTTAGTCAAGAATTGCACTTTGACAAATACAGATAATGGTGTGAGGATCAAGACTTGGCCTAGTTCTCCAGGAGCTTCTCCTATTACTGATATGCATTTTGAAGATATTACCATGGTTGATGTCATGAACCCAGTGATCATAGACCAAGAGTATTGTCCTTGGAATCAGTGCTCAAAACAG GCTCCATCAAAAATAAAGATAAGCAAGGTTACCTTCAAGAATATTCAGGGCACTTCAAAAACCAAGGAAGGAGTGACTCTTATATGTAGCAAGGGTGTACCATGTGAGGATGTGGAACTAAATAACGTTGCTCTTACATTCAATGGAGCTCCAATAGTTGCTAAATGTGCTAATGTCAAGCCCATAGTTACAGGAAAAGCTCCTGCTTGCACATGTACAGCTTAA
- the LOC114383494 gene encoding putative MO25-like protein At5g47540, whose amino-acid sequence MKKALFKPKPKTPVELVRHARELIIFLDSKTCTRESKREEKLSDLSKTVLEIRTVLYGNGELEPNAEACSQITREFFKDDTFRLFILYLSNLNLGARQDATHVIANLQRQRINSQLIASQYLEKNLDLVDMLIDGYEKEGDIALSYGAVARECIRHQSVARHILESEHMKKFFDYIQLPNFEIASDAVATFKELLTRHKSTVAEFLSKNYDWFFKEYNSQLLESTSYFTRRYAIKLLGDMLLDRSNAAVMVQYVSSFDNMRILMNLLRDSNKTIKLDSFHVFKLFVANQNKPPEIVSILVTNKHKLLQFLDNFNSDKADEHFQADKQQVINEIITLEQEDRPCTSLDNCEVPC is encoded by the exons ATGAAGAAAGCTCTTTTCAAGCCAAAGCCCAAAACACCAGTGGAGCTCGTGCGCCACGCCCGGGAACTCATCATCTTTCTCGACTCCAAAACATGCACTCGTGAAAGTAAACGCGAAGAGAAG CTATCAGACCTAAGCAAAACGGTACTGGAGATAAGAACTGTTCTTTATGGAAACGGAGAATTAGAGCCAAATGCTGAGGCGTGTTCTCAGATCACACGAGAGTTTTTCAAAGATGACACATTTCGCCTTTTCATTCTCTATCTGTCAAATCTTAATCTCGGG GCACGCCAAGATGCGACCCACGTGATTGCAAATTTGCAAAGGCAGCGAATTAATTCGCAACTAATTGCTTCTCAGTACCTGGAAAAAAATCTAGATCTTGTGGACATGCTCATAGACGG TTATGAGAAAGAGGGTGACATTGCTTTGTCGTATGGTGCGGTTGCAAGGGAGTGCATACGCCACCAGAGCGTAGCAAG GCATATTTTGGAATCAGAGCACATGAAGAAGTTTTTTGACTATATTCAGCTACCAAATTTTGAAATAGCATCAGATGCTGTTGCAACTTTTAAA GAGTTATTGACAAGGCACAAATCTACAGTTGCTGAATTTCTTTCTAAAAATTATGACTGG TTCTTCAAAGAGTACAACTCTCAATTGCTTGAATCCACCAGTTATTTTACTAGACGGTACGCTATCAag TTATTGGGGGATATGTTATTGGATCGCTCGAATGCTGCTGTAATGGTCCAGTATGTGAGCTCGTTCGATAATATGAGGATCCTCATGAATCTCTTAAGA GATTCAAATAAGACAATTAAATTGGACTCCTTCCACGTTTTCAAG CTATTTGTTGCAAATCAAAATAAGCCTCCTGAGATTGTCAGCATCCTTGTTACAAACAAACATAAGCTTTTGCAATTTTTGGACAACTTTAATAGCGACAAAG CGGACGAGCATTTTCAAGCAGATAAACAACAAGTAATAAATGAGATAATAACTCTTGAACAAGAGGATCGTCCATGCACATCTTTGGACAATTGTGAAGTTCCATGTTGA
- the LOC114384482 gene encoding polygalacturonase-like isoform X3, with protein MPGVSTRHSMGLLMRDGAQVILPLAHTIEHEEALTKAWEEACAATSASKIVIPGGSYKMEAVDLKGPCMAPIEIQFDGTLQAPADPNALDGADEWLKVQHVNFFTLSGKGVFDGQGATAWKQNDCGTNKNCKKRSKNFGFNFLNNSMVRDITSKDSKNFHVNVLGCNNFTFDGFHVSAPNTSINTDGIHIGRSTDVKILNTNIATGDDCVSLGDGSKKITVQNVNCGPGHGISVGSLGKYPEEEPVEQLLVKNCTLTNTDNGVRIKTWPSSPGASPITDMHFEDITMVDVMNPVIIDQEYCPWNQCSKQAPSKIKISKVTFKNIQGTSKTKEGVTLICSKGVPCEDVELNNVALTFNGAPIVAKCANVKPIVTGKAPACTCTA; from the exons GCTTTGACAAAAGCTTGGGAAGAGGCATGCGCAGCAACAAGTGCAAGCAAAATTGTGATTCCTGGTGGGTCATACAAGATGGAAGCAGTTGATTTAAAAGGTCCTTGCATGGCTCCCATTGAAATTCAGTTTGATGGCACACTTCAAGCACCGGCTGACCCGAATGCACTCGACGGGGCTGATGAATGGCTCAAAGTACAACATGTTAACTTTTTTACCTTATCAGGTAAAGGTGTTTTTGATGGTCAAGGTGCAACTGCTTGGAAACAAAATGATTGTGGAACTAACAAGAATTGCAAGAAACGTTCCAAG aattttggtttcaatttcCTGAACAATTCTATGGTTCGGGACATAACTTCTAAGGATAGCAAAAACTTTCATGTAAATGTTTTAGGGTGCAATAACTTCACATTTGATGGTTTCCACGTCAGTGCTCCAAATACCAGTATCAACACTGACGGGATTCACATTGGAAGATCAACTGATGTGAAAATTCTTAACACCAACATTGCCACTGGAGATGACTGCGTCTCATTGGGAGATGGTAGCAAAAAAATAACTGTCCAGAATGTGAATTGTGGACCTGGTCATGGCATTAGTGTTGGAAGTCTTGGCAAGTACCCAGAAGAAGAGCCGGTAGAACAACTTTTAGTCAAGAATTGCACTTTGACAAATACAGATAATGGTGTGAGGATCAAGACTTGGCCTAGTTCTCCAGGAGCTTCTCCTATTACTGATATGCATTTTGAAGATATTACCATGGTTGATGTCATGAACCCAGTGATCATAGACCAAGAGTATTGTCCTTGGAATCAGTGCTCAAAACAG GCTCCATCAAAAATAAAGATAAGCAAGGTTACCTTCAAGAATATTCAGGGCACTTCAAAAACCAAGGAAGGAGTGACTCTTATATGTAGCAAGGGTGTACCATGTGAGGATGTGGAACTAAATAACGTTGCTCTTACATTCAATGGAGCTCCAATAGTTGCTAAATGTGCTAATGTCAAGCCCATAGTTACAGGAAAAGCTCCTGCTTGCACATGTACAGCTTAA
- the LOC114384482 gene encoding polygalacturonase-like isoform X2, which yields MGRYSGVSTRHSMGLLMRDGAQVILPLAHTIEHEEALTKAWEEACAATSASKIVIPGGSYKMEAVDLKGPCMAPIEIQFDGTLQAPADPNALDGADEWLKVQHVNFFTLSGKGVFDGQGATAWKQNDCGTNKNCKKRSKNFGFNFLNNSMVRDITSKDSKNFHVNVLGCNNFTFDGFHVSAPNTSINTDGIHIGRSTDVKILNTNIATGDDCVSLGDGSKKITVQNVNCGPGHGISVGSLGKYPEEEPVEQLLVKNCTLTNTDNGVRIKTWPSSPGASPITDMHFEDITMVDVMNPVIIDQEYCPWNQCSKQAPSKIKISKVTFKNIQGTSKTKEGVTLICSKGVPCEDVELNNVALTFNGAPIVAKCANVKPIVTGKAPACTCTA from the exons GCTTTGACAAAAGCTTGGGAAGAGGCATGCGCAGCAACAAGTGCAAGCAAAATTGTGATTCCTGGTGGGTCATACAAGATGGAAGCAGTTGATTTAAAAGGTCCTTGCATGGCTCCCATTGAAATTCAGTTTGATGGCACACTTCAAGCACCGGCTGACCCGAATGCACTCGACGGGGCTGATGAATGGCTCAAAGTACAACATGTTAACTTTTTTACCTTATCAGGTAAAGGTGTTTTTGATGGTCAAGGTGCAACTGCTTGGAAACAAAATGATTGTGGAACTAACAAGAATTGCAAGAAACGTTCCAAG aattttggtttcaatttcCTGAACAATTCTATGGTTCGGGACATAACTTCTAAGGATAGCAAAAACTTTCATGTAAATGTTTTAGGGTGCAATAACTTCACATTTGATGGTTTCCACGTCAGTGCTCCAAATACCAGTATCAACACTGACGGGATTCACATTGGAAGATCAACTGATGTGAAAATTCTTAACACCAACATTGCCACTGGAGATGACTGCGTCTCATTGGGAGATGGTAGCAAAAAAATAACTGTCCAGAATGTGAATTGTGGACCTGGTCATGGCATTAGTGTTGGAAGTCTTGGCAAGTACCCAGAAGAAGAGCCGGTAGAACAACTTTTAGTCAAGAATTGCACTTTGACAAATACAGATAATGGTGTGAGGATCAAGACTTGGCCTAGTTCTCCAGGAGCTTCTCCTATTACTGATATGCATTTTGAAGATATTACCATGGTTGATGTCATGAACCCAGTGATCATAGACCAAGAGTATTGTCCTTGGAATCAGTGCTCAAAACAG GCTCCATCAAAAATAAAGATAAGCAAGGTTACCTTCAAGAATATTCAGGGCACTTCAAAAACCAAGGAAGGAGTGACTCTTATATGTAGCAAGGGTGTACCATGTGAGGATGTGGAACTAAATAACGTTGCTCTTACATTCAATGGAGCTCCAATAGTTGCTAAATGTGCTAATGTCAAGCCCATAGTTACAGGAAAAGCTCCTGCTTGCACATGTACAGCTTAA
- the LOC114383663 gene encoding cytochrome b561 and DOMON domain-containing protein At2g04850-like codes for MLILLYLSLVCSLPHIALSSHCTVETATKTFEKCMNLPTQQASIAWTFHPHNSTLELVFFGSFISPSGWVGWGINPTSPEMTGTRALIAFPDPNSGQIVLLSYILDPTVKLQKSPLLSRPLDIHLLSSTAAMYGGKMATVHNGAAIQIFGTVKLQTNKTKIHLVWNRGLYVQGYSPTIHPTTSTDLASIATFDVLSGSSAPQHTDLTTLRVIHGTVNAISWGILLPMGAITARYLRHIQALGPAWFYAHAGIQLFGFVLGTVGFVIGIRLGQLSPGVEYRLHRKLGMAVFCLGALQTLALLFRPNTRNKFRKYWKSYHHFVGYSCVVLGFVNVFQGFEVMGASRSYAKLTYCLGLSTLIGLCIALEVNSWVVFCRKSKEDKMRREGLIGTSH; via the exons ATGCTAATTCTTCTTTACCTCTCCCTTGTGTGTTCCCTTCCCCACATTGCATTGTCATCCCATTGCACCGTGGAAACCGCCAcgaaaacctttgaaaaatgcATGAACCTCCCAACCCAACAAGCCTCCATAGCATGGACATTCCACCCCCACAACTCAACCTTAGAACTAGTCTTTTTTGGAAGCTTCATATCACCTTCAGGGTGGGTTGGATGGGGCATTAATCCCACATCGCCCGAAATGACCGGAACACGTGCCTTAATAGCTTTCCCGGACCCAAACTCCGGCCAAATAGTGCTTCTATCATATATTCTTGACCCCACAGTGAAGCTTCAAAAATCTCCACTGCTCTCTCGCCCCCTTGACATCCACCTCCTATCCTCCACCGCCGCCATGTACGGCGGCAAAATGGCCACCGTGCACAACGGCGCCGCCATCCAAATCTTCGGCACGGTGAAACTGCAAACGAACAAGACCAAGATTCACCTTGTTTGGAACAGGGGACTTTACGTTCAGGGGTACTCGCCCACCATTCATCCAACCACTTCCACCGATCTGGCTTCCATTGCAACCTTTGACGTGTTGTCGGGTTCATCTGCTCCACAGCACACGGATCTCACGACGTTGAGAGTGATCCATGGCACCGTTAACGCCATATCGTGGGGCATTTTGTTACCAATGGGAGCCATCACGGCACGCTACCTTAGGCACATTCAAGCTCTCGGCCCTGCATGGTTCTATGCTCATGCAG GAATACAACTGTTTGGTTTCGTTCTGGGAACAGTGGGGTTTGTGATCGGAATCCGGCTGGGGCAACTGTCGCCGGGAGTGGAGTATAGGCTCCACCGGAAGCTTGGAATGGCGGTGTTTTGTCTGGGGGCTCTGCAGACTCTGGCGTTGTTATTTAGGCCAAACACCAGGAACAAGTTCAGGAAGTACTGGAAGTCTTACCACCATTTTGTAGGTTACTCGTGTGTGGTTCTTGGTTTTGTGAATGTGTTTCAGGGATTTGAAGTTATGGGGGCCAGCAGATCTTATGCCAAGTTGACTTACTGCTTAGGGCTCTCTACTCTCATTGGGCTTTGCATTGCTTTGGAGGTCAACTCTTGGGTTGTCTTCTGCAGGAAATCCAAGGAAGACAAGATGAGGAGAGAGGGACTCATTGGAACTTCCCACTAA
- the LOC114384774 gene encoding heterogeneous nuclear ribonucleoprotein 1-like has product MQSDNGKLFIGGISWDTNEERLREYFSTYGEVVEAVIMKDRTTGRARGFGFVVFSDPAIAEIVIKEKHNIDGRMVEAKKAVPRDDQNILSRNSGSIHGSPGPGRTRKIFVGGLASTVTESDFKKYFDQFGTITDVVVMYDHNTQRPRGFGFITYDSEEAVDKVLLKTFHELNGKMVEVKRAVPKELSPGPSRTPLGGYNYGLTRVNSFLNGFTQGYTPSTVGGYGLRADDRFSPVAGGRSGFAPFGSGYGMSMNFEPGLNAGFGGNANFNSNLSYDRGINPYFIGSSNRFGSPVGYESGNGGNNSFFSSVTRNLWGNGGLSYGTSSANSNAYIGSGSGSAGGNTFGNTGVNWSSSAISGQQGGGNNMSQSSGNLGYGGGDNNYGLGTGGYGRSSGAIFAPTSSYSASNGGVDGAFADFYNNSSVYGDPTWRSSNSERDGSGPFGYGLGGAASDVSAKSSPGYVGGYTVNKRQPNRGIAT; this is encoded by the exons ATGCAATCAGATAATGGCAAGTTATTTATCGGTGGGATATCATGGGACACAAATGAAGAGCGACTCAGGGAGTATTTCAGTACTTATGGGGAAGTTGTGGAAGCAGTGATAATGAAGGATCGGACAACAGGTAGAGCCAGGGGATTTGGTTTCGTTGTTTTCTCTGACCCAGCTATTGCAGAAATAGTCATAAAAGAGAAGCACAACATTGACGGAAGGATG GTTGAGGCGAAGAAAGCTGTTCCTAGGGATGATCAGAACATACTGAGTAGAAACAGTGGCAGCATCCATGGTTCTCCTGGTCCAGGTCGCACTAGAAAGATATTTGTTGGAGGTTTAGCATCAACAGTGACAGAGAGTGATTTCAAGAAGTACTTTGATCAGTTTGGGACTATAACAGATGTTGTAGTTATGTATGATCACAACACTCAGAGGCCAAGAGGTTTTGGATTTATCACTTATGATTCTGAGGAGGCAGTTGACAAGGTCTTACTTAAGACATTTCATGAATTGAATGGAAAAATGGTTGAGGTCAAGCGAGCAGTTCCTAAGGAGTTATCGCCAGGACCAAGCCGCACCCCACTCGGTGGATATAACTATGGTCTTACTAGGGTCAATAGTTTCTTAAATGGCTTCACTCAGGGGTATACTCCAAGTACTGTTGGAGGCTATGGACTTCGAGCGGATGATAGATTCAGTCCTGTTGCTGGTGGTCGAAGTGGATTTGCTCCATTTGGATCAGGTTATGGAATGAGCATGAATTTTGAACCTGGTTTGAATGCTGGATTTGGAGGGAATGCAAATTTCAATAGCAATCTTAGCTATGATCGGGGAATAAATCCTTATTTTATTGGCAGCTCCAATAGGTTTGGCAGTCCTGTTGGATATGAGAGTGGAAATGGAGGAAACAATTCTTTCTTCAGTTCCGTGACTCGAAATTTGTGGGGTAATGGTGGCCTTAGTTATGGAACAAGTTCTGCAAACTCCAATGCATACATTGGATCCGGGAGTGGGAGTGCTGGAGGGAACACATTTGGCAACACTGGAGTCAACTGGAGTTCTTCAGCAATTTCTGGGCAGCAGGGAGGAGGGAACAATATGTCACAAAGTAGTGGCAACCTGGGATATGGAGGTGGTGACAACAATTATGGTTTGGGGACTGGAGGGTATGGAAGAAGCTCTGGTGCCATTTTTGCACCAACATCTTCATACTCTGCATCAAATGGCGGTGTTGATGGGGCTTTTGCAGACTTTTACAATAATAGTTCAGTTTATGGGGACCCCACTTGGCGATCTTCAAATTCTGAGAGAGATGGATCTGGTCcctttggttatggacttggtGGCGCAGCTTCAGATGTTTCTGCCAAGAGTTCTCCTGGTTATGTTGGTGGTTACACTGTTAATAAGAGGCAGCCAAATAGGG GAATCGCTACATAG